In Candidatus Contubernalis alkalaceticus, the genomic window CCAAAGGGATAATTATCCCTCAGGGCATCCTTAGTGGTAAAAGGAAGCTTGGATATATCCTCCACTCCCTTTATATCTGTTGGTTCAATTCCCTCCTGCTCAAAAAGCTGTCGGTAAAAAGGAACTTGATCATATACCCTCTGGACTACCTTAACCAGTCTTTCACTCTGCAGGCCCCGCAGCTGTTCCCGGTCCATACACTCGTATTTCTTATCCCAAATCAAATTTCAAACACTCCTTTCCCCTCTGCCGATAAAAACTTTGACTAAAGCGCCTATCAACACAAAAACGTAATCTCTTCTTATAACTGATACACTTTTTCTTCATCTACCACTTGGATACCATTACTTTTCAGAACCTCCACGGCCTTATCACAATCCTCTACCCGGAAAACCACCAGGGCATTCTTGGTGCTGGTATTCCCCACAAAGGCATACAAATACTCAATGTTAACACTCTGCTTTTCCAGAACCTCCAGAACCTGCCCCAAACCCCCGGGCTTATCCGGAATGCATACGGCAATAACATCAGTTTCCGTTACCACAAAACCTTCCGACCTTAAAATGTTATACGCTTCCTTGGGTTGGCTTACGATGATTCGTAATATGCCAAAATCTGTAGTATCCGCTATAGACAAAGCCCTGATATTAATGTTATTTTCTCCTAAAACCTTGGTCACCCGGGCCAGACGGCCCGATTTATTTTCTAAAAAAACTGACAGCTGATTAACCTTCATAAACATCCTCCTAAAAAATTATTTAAAGGGCTTTTTCCCCTTTAATTCTTTCGACATCAGGCACCTCTTTCCTGCAAAAACAGTTCTTATTTTTAATACCTCGTCAACCTGCTAAAGCAATTTATCCTTTATCCTTCCCCTAATAGCTTACACTTCTAATATGGAAAGAAAAACCTGCATCAGCTCCGGGTCAAATTGA contains:
- a CDS encoding ACT domain-containing protein — translated: MKVNQLSVFLENKSGRLARVTKVLGENNINIRALSIADTTDFGILRIIVSQPKEAYNILRSEGFVVTETDVIAVCIPDKPGGLGQVLEVLEKQSVNIEYLYAFVGNTSTKNALVVFRVEDCDKAVEVLKSNGIQVVDEEKVYQL